The following proteins are encoded in a genomic region of Triticum dicoccoides isolate Atlit2015 ecotype Zavitan chromosome 1B, WEW_v2.0, whole genome shotgun sequence:
- the LOC119300456 gene encoding chalcone synthase 2-like, with product MAPLETTAVTVEEVMRAPRAEGPATVLAIGTATPDNCVSQADYADYYFRVTKSEHLVDLKKKFKRMCDNSMIRKRYMHLTEDIIQENPNIGSFMAPSLDARQDILVAEIPKLGKAAAHKAIKEWGQPKCKITHLVFCTTSGVDMPGADYQLVKLLGLRPSVRRVMLYQQGCYAGGTVLRVAKDLTENNRGARVLVVCSEIIAMCFRGPSEAHIDSLIGQALFGDGAAAVIVGADPGVPMERPLFQLVSASQTIVPGTDGFIEGQLRELGLTFQLHKDVPLAISKNIESALVAAFAPLGINDWNSIFWVAHPGGPAILDMVEAEANLDKKWMHATRHVLSEYGNMSSACVLFILDEMRKRSAEEGQTTTGEGLEWGVLFGFGPGLTIETVVLHSVPITAP from the exons ATGGCGCCGCTGGAGACAACGGCGGTGACGGTGGAGGAGGTGATGAGGGCGCCGCGGGCGGAGGGCCCGGCGACGGTGCTGGCCATCGGCACGGCAACGCCAGACAACTGCGTGTCCCAGGCGGACTACGCGGACTACTACTTCCGCGTCACCAAGAGCGAGCACCTCGTCGACCTCAAGAAGAAGTTCAAGCGCATGT GCGATAACTCGATGATCCGGAAGAGGTACATGCACCTGACCGAAGATATCATCCAGGAGAACCCAAACATTGGCTCGTTCATGGCGCCGTCGTTGGACGCGCGCCAGGACATCCTGGTCGCCGAGATCCCGAAGCTCGGGAAGGCGGCGGCGCATAAGGCGATCAAGGAGTGGGGCCAGCCAAAGTGCAAGATCACCCACCTCGTGTTCTGCACCACCTCCGGCGTGGACATGCCGGGCGCCGACTACCAGCTGGTGAAGCTGCTTGGCCTCCGGCCGTCGGTGAGGCGCGTCATGCTGTACCAGCAGGGCTGCTACGCGGGAGGCACGGTGCTGCGCGTGGCCAAGGACCTCACGGAGAACAACCGCGGCGCGCGCGTCCTCGTCGTCTGCTCGGAGATCATCGCCATGTGCTTCCGTGGGCCCTCGGAGGCCCACATTGACTCGCTGATCGGCCAGGCGCTCTTCGGAGACGGAGCCGCCGCGGTGATCGTCGGCGCCGACCCCGGCGTCCCCATGGAGCGGCCGTTGTTCCAGCTGGTGTCGGCTAGCCAGACCATAGTGCCCGGCACGGATGGCTTCATCGAAGGCCAGCTCCGGGAGCTAGGGCTCACCTTCCAGCTCCACAAGGACGTGCCCCTGGCCATCTCGAAGAACATCGAGAGCGCGCTCGTAGCCGCCTTCGCGCCGCTGGGCATCAACGACTGGAACTCCATCTTCTGGGTGGCTCACCCTGGCGGGCCGGCGATCCTAGACATGGTGGAGGCGGAGGCCAATCTCGACAAGAAGTGGATGCATGCCACCCGGCACGTCCTCTCCGAGTACGGCAACATGTccagcgcgtgcgtcctcttcaTTTTGGACGAGATGCGTAAGCGCTCGGCCGAGGAAGGGCAAACCACCACCGGGGAGGGCTTGGAGTGGGGCGTGCTCTTCGGCTTCGGCCCTGGCCTCACCATCGAGACCGTCGTGCTCCACAGCGTCCCCATCACTGCCCCATGA